The following coding sequences lie in one Pseudomonas svalbardensis genomic window:
- a CDS encoding nitroreductase family protein has protein sequence MSANPRVADYAIHPQFTDRWSPRAFTGEAISEETLLSFFEAARWAPSAYNSQPWRFLYARRDTPNWERYLGLLNEFNRSWAQHASALVIVISKTTFAVPGATEETPALWHTFDTGSAWGHLALQASISGWHTHGMAGFDQDLTRKELNIPEGYVLHAAVAVGKLGDKATLADYLQAREEPSPRRPLSELAAEGDFTL, from the coding sequence ATGAGTGCTAATCCACGCGTTGCCGACTATGCCATCCACCCTCAGTTCACCGACCGCTGGTCGCCCCGCGCCTTCACCGGCGAAGCGATCTCCGAAGAAACCCTGCTGAGCTTCTTCGAAGCTGCACGTTGGGCGCCATCGGCCTACAACTCGCAACCTTGGCGGTTTCTGTATGCGCGTCGCGACACGCCGAACTGGGAGCGCTATCTGGGGCTGTTGAACGAATTCAACCGCAGCTGGGCGCAACACGCCTCGGCATTGGTGATCGTGATCTCGAAAACTACCTTCGCGGTGCCTGGCGCCACTGAAGAAACCCCGGCCTTGTGGCACACCTTCGACACCGGTTCCGCTTGGGGCCATCTGGCGTTGCAAGCGAGCATCAGCGGCTGGCACACCCACGGCATGGCCGGTTTCGACCAGGACCTGACCCGCAAGGAGCTGAACATTCCTGAGGGTTATGTGCTGCACGCGGCGGTAGCGGTGGGCAAACTGGGCGACAAGGCGACGCTGGCGGACTACCTGCAAGCGCGTGAAGAGCCAAGCCCGCGTCGTCCGCTGAGCGAGTTGGCGGCTGAAGGCGACTTCACTCTCTAA